TACGGAACGAAGGTCTCATCTAACGAGACGTCACAGCTCGACCACGGGGCGGGCACAGAGAGAGTTCGGGAGGCGTCGTGACCACCCAGTCCGCGCCGAGCCTGATGGTCATCGGGTTCGACCGGCCCGATGAGGCCGCCGGGTTCCTGGCCGCCGCCGTGCGGATGCAGCGGCACGCGCGGCTCAGGATGCACGACGCCGTCATCCTGGAGCGCGACGCGGCCGGCCGCCCCAAGGTCCGTCAGACCCAGGACGTCACCCCCGGTCGCGGCGCCCTCGGCGGAGCCCTGTGGGGCCTGCTCATCGGCTACCTCCTCGGCGGCCCCGCCGGCTCCCTGGCCGGGGGCCTCCTGGCCGCCCTGGGCGGCGCCCTGCTCGGCCGCCTCCTCGACACCGGGATCAAGCGCGGCAAGGCCAGGGCCCTGTGCGGAGACCTCCCTCCCGGCACCGCCGCCCTGGCCGTCCAGCTCACCCACGTCGCCACGGACACGCTGGCCCGCGAGCTGGCCCGCTTCCCCAACGCCTGGCTGGTCGAGACCGACCTCCCCGACCCGGCCGCCACCACCCTGCGCACCGTCCTGAGACCGGCCGGCGAGCGGCACTGACCCGGAGGCCCCCGGGGTCAGGCGCGTTCGTAGACCGCCTCTCCGTCCACGAACGTCATGCGGACCTCGGTGGTCCCGATGTCCATCGGGTCCAGGGCGAACGGGTCGCGGTCCAGCACGGCGAGGTCGGCGCGCAGTCCGGGGGTCAGGGTGCCGGCCTCGGTCTCGGCGTGGTTGATCCAGGCGGAACCCGCCGTGTAGGCGTGCAGGGCCTCGGCCAGGGCGATGCGCTGGTGGGGTTGGAACGGCGTGGACGCGGCGGGCCAGGCGGCGCGGGCCTCGTGCGTCGGCTCGGTGCGGTGGGCCGCCACATGGATCGCCGCCATCGGGTTCGGGGTGGTCACCGGCCAGTCGCTGCCCATGCACACGCGG
The DNA window shown above is from Thermomonospora umbrina and carries:
- a CDS encoding DUF1269 domain-containing protein, encoding MTTQSAPSLMVIGFDRPDEAAGFLAAAVRMQRHARLRMHDAVILERDAAGRPKVRQTQDVTPGRGALGGALWGLLIGYLLGGPAGSLAGGLLAALGGALLGRLLDTGIKRGKARALCGDLPPGTAALAVQLTHVATDTLARELARFPNAWLVETDLPDPAATTLRTVLRPAGERH